AGAATTATCAGTTTTTGTAGGCCATAACTGCAAAGGAATTTCTAAGATTGCAGATTGAATTGCAGAATAGAATTTATTAGCTGTTAATGAATAAAAATCCAGAGTTACTTTTCTGattttacttttaacaaattATAAAGTAAGTATATTGTAATAATGTAAATGATTGTTGTTTTGACATGGAATAAAAAGGGAATGTGGATGGCAAGTAAACAAGCCCTACCTGGATCCTACTTGAATCTAAATGTGTTTGGAAAGAGTCATAAATATGTATAGTTGAGGtgaataaaaacattgtttattcaAAATGGAAATCATATTAAACCAAATTTCAAAAGAATGTGGcacgtgactttttttttttcagttaaaatgACAGCCTGCATTTTTACTATTAATTGATGGtaactataaaaaaatatatttttaaatagctGATAATGATGGTGTtgaaagatattttattaaattattatattagtgTAATATATTGAATATTATTGTTGGGCAGTGAGATATTTTGGCTGTTGCATTGGATGTTAAACCACTAAGCTTCTGGTTCAATCTGTGCCTCAGCAAACCCACTTGTGCTCCAGCTGTAAAACATATGCAATGAAAATTACTGTATACTACAAGTAAACAACATGAACGTGATGTCCACTTGAGAAATGCTGTTTTTGTTATCGGTTAGGTCATCACTCTCTTTATGAAACAATTTTATGTATATGGCATGTCCtaagaacatttacatttttttgattatgtacagtaaatggtgtatattgctttattattttggCAGAGGCCGGCTGCTGTCTCCCACTGTTGTATCCTGAATATAAATCAGAGTTGAAATCTGAATGCCTGTCTGCATATTCCTCCTAGCATTCACATTTATACTATTCTGTTAATTGGCAAAAAGAAGTTGCTTCAGAGCATGTACATACATGGTGTCATGAACTGAGCTTGTTGTTCAGAATGCAATTCTTTCTTGTGCTAGTTAGAGTAGAAATGTGACACAGTCAGTACCAGGAAAATGTAAGCAGAGGATCACCTACATCCCACTGTTTGTTTTTCAGAACTGGACAACATAAGGTCGAGAGATTATCACGATTGTGCTGTACAAAGACTCTTATCACGCAGAATCACAAAGTGGTCTTATCAGCCTTAACTGTCATCCAAATTGCAGTACCAATGGCTGGcatattgttttgtgtttaatattttacagGTTCAAACACCAGTGCTAATAATGCAACGTATGTTTATAAGTGAGGTTCTGAATGAAAGTTTTTGAGATTACATTTTGGcacctgtttttaattttacaaaatcagTTTGAATGTTTGGCTCCTCTTTATAACTGCAAATTGATTAATGATAAAATTAACCATCACTGATGGCCATAAGCATCACACTGGCCATAAGTCTCTGTTGATTTCCTGGTAATACGTTAACTTTGAATCAAGATAATACAATTATTTCCCATAAGTGCTACAATATCTAAGTCTACATTTTTTTGACTTCATATGGCATTATTCTGTAGTATTAGAAAGCCTCtttattttttcagattattTAGTTTTTATCCTTGCTAGGACTGACTGTCTCACTCATTTTAAATCCACATTAACAGCTATGGCACTCATTTTTGCTCTTTTATCCATTTGGTGATTTccctatgctatatctcatttcATACATTCGTCACATGATCAGGATTGTCTCTGACCTCTATGCACTcaatttcttctctctcttttcgtTTGGCACGTTTCTTTTTCTTATGCCTCTTTTTCGATGGtgggaaaaatgttaaaaaaactggTAAAATTACAAAGCAGTGCAACACTGTACACCCAGCAGTAAGCAGAGAACATTTAAACAGTGTAAAGGTCAAGTTTGAAGGCACAAACACCAGAGGCATTAGCCCAATGAGGAAACAAGATGCATTCTGCAAAATGGCTGCCCCATGCTCTTCCAAGGACATCTTAATACACTGAGTTCTGGTGTGCTCGGTTGCTAATACAAAAGTATAAAGGTGAGGTGCACAGTGATCCATTGCAAAATTCAAAGTATAAATAAGGCACAGAATTGATATGCTGTCCATGTCTACATTCCACAAGGTCATTAAACCAAGCACCCCCAGTTCAACAGAGGTAACTGTTAGAATCAACCAAAAGTTGCCAAGTGGATGGATCACTAGGAAGACTGTCAGTATTAGCACAATCAAGATGCTAAATCCAGAGGTCAGGATAGGAGATATGATGGAAGAACTGTAGCGATCCATGAAGACAAACGTTGGGTTGAAGACAATGAACTTGATGCTGTTTATGAGGGACAGCGGCCTCAGTCCCTCCAGGAGCTCCACAACTTCTTCCCTTGTATTCACACTAGTTCTGGCAACCATATACATCCGTGATGCAATAATGTTTATTTCATCCCCCGTCTTAGAAAAAATTATGTCTTCCCTAAAGTGCTGAAATTCAGGTTTCTTCAAGAATGAATTCTGAAGAACTGTGATAAAATCAGTTTTGGTTGCTGCACTGATATTAACAACTTTTAAATACTGAAAGTAATGGTCAATCCAAGCTATTTTATGAAACCCATGGCCTAATGTTTTTAGATGTTCCTGTACTGTGTTGTTCCAGTATTCAATAGGCTCATATATATAGAACCCAATAACGGGGCTGTAGTTGCTAAAGTATTTTTGCTGGGTTAGTGCATAGGAGACACTGGGTGAGTCACTGGCTAAAAGATTGACAATGTTAGATCCATCACTTATTTGTAAACATCCCATAAATGAAAATGATGCGTAAATTAAGTATAATATGACAACAAAAGGTTTCACATACGTATTTGTAATCCATTCAGTATAGTGCTCTCGTAAAAAGTGTTGAATGAAATGATTTTGATATGGACTGCTTTCATGATGACTTGAAAGGTCATGGCCATCACTCATCATTGTTTTGAACCATGTTGGTTGCCTATCTAAATAATCTGAAGAAGGTATTTTGCAACAGAAAACGCTATGATATCTGTTTTGTTCTAGCTGGCCAGCAAAGACCAAACATgagccgaagaaggagaagacatAAAAATAGTTTACCAAAATGGTGATGCACATGTTctgacaaaatattttaactgaTTCAATATTTGTGAAGGGACTGGCTCCCATACCAAACGTTATGATGTAAAGTGAGCTGGTCATGGTATAGCACACCATCACATCAGCAAAGGCATCTGCTACTCTTTCCTTAAAAGGAATATCTTCTCTTGTTCTTCTCCATCCTGCTAGAAGCTCAAAAACTCCCTTTGTTCCATGACCTAAAAagcaaatcaaacaaaaacatgTTTAGATCTTTTATTCCCAAAATTCAATTGGATATCTGTTGATATTTACCTTCATAGCACAGTTTTAGACTGTTAATGTATCAGATTCAAAATCCCTAAATAACCCAACCTCTCTATTGTGCAATAAGCAATACTTAGGCCTTCCTGAATATAAACAGAAAAGgcatttttgctattttgaaagAAACACATCATACTAAGGATGTGACAATTGGCATTAAAGTACCTGGCAAGACTTAGCCATTGCCTTCCCTTTTCTTGTGATGTCACCTGCTTGCTGGGTATTGTTGTGGTTTCTGTAAAAACAGTCAGCTGTATGCACACCTTACTATCTTGTGATCTCAAGAGGCAAGAGGCCATGTTATTTAAAGGCAGCTGTCATATTTAAATCCTGTCTGAACTTTACAAGAACATTATGTCAATTCTGGCAAGAGACATTCaatcaatatttaaattaatttaaaatatagattTGGAACAAATTGTGAATTAAACTTTGTGTTTTGCCCAGAATTTTTCAGTGACCAATCCATTTTATCTTGTGTGCTGAGCCATGCTTGTTACTTTGGCTCAACTTCTGCTAAAATGCtgaaaggataagtttggtatgttgcaagtcaaagttattttttttaaacattgaatatatatatatacatttgccatgcaaaattgtgttctaaagttaaatgttttctataaatttagaATAATACACAGCCTCTCCTGGCATTTGATAATGGAACCTTATGGGGCACTGATCTCCTAGAAAagaaaagcctaaaaacttaccaaatatgtccatttgTCAAGCTGAAAAAGCTGTCAAGCATTAATCTGCatctcaaacaaaaaaacaccaatattatgagattcaatcattttaaaagaaaaccagctgTGTGTGCTAGCTCAGTGTTTGCCTTCTTCTGTAACAACCTCTCACCATCAACATAAGGTTTTCTCTCgaaagacaaaatcacagtaaTTGTGCCGATTTACTTCCGTGTTTATGTGAGAACTCATCCCAGGAAGGCTACTAGTATcacacaagcaaacagaaaaagtATCCTTACCTCAATAGAAATAATACCAGGAATATACAATA
The sequence above is drawn from the Erpetoichthys calabaricus chromosome 3, fErpCal1.3, whole genome shotgun sequence genome and encodes:
- the ptchd4 gene encoding patched domain-containing protein 1, which gives rise to MCFIGRKGASASWIWRRMLRQVIHRGLKSSFYWLGLFVSRHPVFFLTVPAVLTIIFGSTVLSRFKPETDLEVLVAPTHSLAKIERNLANSLFPLDQSKNKLYSDLHTPGRYGRLILLSKSGENILELADEVLQVHKSVLELKVNYRGFNYTFAHLCVMRNRDKKCLLDDIISIFEDLRQAAVSNSTPSRVQVSYPDTRLKGGRIAFIGHQLGGVTIIPNSRDQQVKSARAVQITYYLHNYGSTIQDIIAEKWENEFCKLIRGLSTVNENLYIQSLTSFSLWRDFHKTVSLARSEVLVSLVLVLLAATVSSSMRDCLRGKPFLGLLGVLTICKANVTAAGIFFITDGKYNSTLLGVPFFAMGHGTKGVFELLAGWRRTREDIPFKERVADAFADVMVCYTMTSSLYIITFGMGASPFTNIESVKIFCQNMCITILVNYFYVFSFFGSCLVFAGQLEQNRYHSVFCCKIPSSDYLDRQPTWFKTMMSDGHDLSSHHESSPYQNHFIQHFLREHYTEWITNTYVKPFVVILYLIYASFSFMGCLQISDGSNIVNLLASDSPSVSYALTQQKYFSNYSPVIGFYIYEPIEYWNNTVQEHLKTLGHGFHKIAWIDHYFQYLKVVNISAATKTDFITVLQNSFLKKPEFQHFREDIIFSKTGDEINIIASRMYMVARTSVNTREEVVELLEGLRPLSLINSIKFIVFNPTFVFMDRYSSSIISPILTSGFSILIVLILTVFLVIHPLGNFWLILTVTSVELGVLGLMTLWNVDMDSISILCLIYTLNFAMDHCAPHLYTFVLATEHTRTQCIKMSLEEHGAAILQNASCFLIGLMPLVFVPSNLTFTLFKCSLLTAGCTVLHCFVILPVFLTFFPPSKKRHKKKKRAKRKEREEIECIEVRDNPDHVTNV